AAACAAGTTTCAATAGTATATTTATACTAATAATGCACACTTATAGTTCCTATCCAGCAATAACATCATGAAGAACTAAACGCAATACACggaaataattatatttataataaatggATCAAAAGGGCTTCGAGGGTTCATTTTAGGCTTAATactatacaaataaatattattacaaaTGTCTGCCGCTATGCTCCTCCATGATCACGTTCTAGTTGCGCTCTCGGTGCAATTTCTCTGTCTCCGCCCGCAAGTCctgtaaaaaaaatgtaaggtaaaaagaaactgcatgttaaaaaatattaattttaattggaaaattaCTATTACCCGAAAGGCTTCCTGGATTTTGTCTGTGATAAGCTTCCGCGCCGTTGGCTCTGGCACTTGTCGTTTTTTAAGGTCCAGAATAAAGTCGTTAAGGTCCAAGGGCTGGCCCACATTCAGCGTCACTTGCTTTCCCCGCTGTATCACATAGGGCTCCACATTGGGCAACAGTTCGTCCATGCCCTCGTGCCACATGGGCAGAATGATGGGAATCTTCGGCGATTCGTAGATGATCCTGCCCACTCCCCACTTGAGTCGCAGCTCCTCCTTCTCCATGTTCACCTTGCCTTCGGGAAACACATGGATCCAATGGCCCAGTGCGGCCTTCTCGATGCACAGGTTGATGGCATCCTGGTAGACACCGATGCCACGCACAACAGGTATGCACTTGCCTGCGGATGGAAAGAATGATGGCTCGGTTTATTGTGGACTCCTCAAACCAGGAAATAAGCAATGAAATACCTACCAAACATGAAGAAGAGCGAGTGCAGCTTGTTGGTGAAGCAAATGTCGTGGGCGGCCATCGACCAGCGAATTTTATAGGTGTTGCAGACGATTCCCAGAGGAAGGCAGCCCCACAGGCCAGGATCGTCGAAGCAGGAGTAATGGTTGGACACGGTGACCAGGGGAACGCCCTTGGGTCGCTTCGTTATCAGCTGGATCAATCGCTCCTTGTTGTAGACGCGGGGTTTATTCAATAACACTACAAAGCAAAACGAAAGAGAGAGGCGAAAGTTcagcatttgcataattgtGGCGGGGGGCGCCAATTAACAACACGGCACACGTTTGACCTCGTTGAACGAGATCGCCAGCATCCGCACACATCGTTTATCAATCGAGAGATTCGCTGACGTATTCCGTTTCGCATTCACGGTCAGGGGCATGAGCTCTTCGAGCAAACGCCGCATctcttggccaaaaataaacgTGCCTTTGGGCCAGTTGTTTGGTAAGGTCGGCTCTGCCGGCTAGATACTCACTCAGCACAACCTTGCTGAAGATTCCAACGGCGGAGACGACGAACTGGCTGACCACGTACCAGAACTTCGAGGGGTTTCTCAGCCTAGGGAATATCCAGTCGATGTTGTATGGCATCGCCACGCCGGTGGCCACATCTAGGTTGGGATCAGCATCCCGGTCGGACATTGGGGGCGGAAGGGTAGAGGAGTTTAGGGTCTGGGACGGCGATGGAGGCATAGGCGGTCGCAGGTCCTTGGGCTTGCTGCTCCGCACGGTCTGGGTGGCGATATCCTTCCTATCCTGCTGGCTGCCCGGATAGCGCTCATCGGGCACTGGCCGCGCCTCCGGAGCTTGGACGTACTGCTGTGGAAACGAGATAAGGGCGGAAGTTGAATTACCGACGTCCACAAAGTGCACACAACAAATCCCACTGCTGACCATGGATAGTCTTTAATCTTATCGTGCCCAAGAATAGTTTCCTTTTGTGCTTGTATCTAGCCAAACGCCTCTCAGAGTTACGCATTTTGATTTCTATTTGAATTATTCCTTTGTCAACTGTTCGACTAACCCAACAACCCCCGCAAAAGCCGCCTTTGTGCCACAGGTTAGCAGCATGCGCACTGAAAATCTGCTGCTGCGAGACATCGCACTGCATTTTCGCGCGAATAATAATGCAGGAAAAACTCACGTCGTCAGAGATCTATGGCGACCTTCACTCGGTGCGAGATGTATTACATTGGGCACCTGAGAATCTTTCGCATCCGGACGGCGGGAACTTTCGAGCGTAACTGATTTTCGTCTCCACTAAAATCGCCAAGTGCAACAAGCTCTAAAGCAAAAGCACGCACAAAACGAGGGCGTTTGCCCCCAAACAAAGAGAGACAAAGCGAGAATGAGCAAAGGAAAGGGCCCCAAAGTAGAAGTAGTGAGGCAACAGTCAAGTGGTCGACTAGAGATTGTGAAACTATCTTTATCAGTTAGCAAAAGTGCTTAGCCTAGCGCTTCCGTGCATAATGATCACGCTGGTTCGGTTTGATATGATAAGCATTTAAATTTGTGCGCCCAGCGAGGTGGGTTTGGGCTCTGGTGCTTTGTGCACGGTGGTAAGTTTGAACAGTGTTCTTATCAGTTGCTCAATCTGGATTATTTTTCTAGATAATAGGTGCCTTTGTTTACCTTTGTTAGGTGTAGGCTAACGAACGTAGAAACTCatcaacaaatattttaaaataaagttCTCTTATATTCCAGGAGAGTTAAAATGATAATTCCCCAGTTATCTGTGTCTTTGGAGTATTTGTAATGAAGTGATCATAAAATAGCATTTCTCTTCAGAAGTTAAAGCGCCTAACCAATTGATACCTACCCCTTTTAGCAATggctaatttaaatttttcccGCCACCATTGGTGGAATGGAACTAGTGGTCAGTTCTGGAACGTGGTGAAAATAAGGAGAAAGCGATGGCCtgattttgtttatatttattgcgTGTATTTGGGTGAACATTTTCAGGGTTAATTGCTATAATTATGCTTACCCGCGCCACTGCCCGGATCGGCGGTGTATATCCTCCGCTGATCAGCCAGTTTATATTTCGCGCTGCAGATGCGGCGCCCACGTGCCCGGGACGCCTTAAATTGGAACACACGACCATCAACATTTCCACAAGTTCTTAATTTTACGAGTAAGATATGTGTGCAGATATTTTGCCAATACGTTCTTTACATAACCGGCTTTTGTGGGCCGAATAAAATTCACTTTGCAATTTGGGACGCGCGCACTGCTTGCTTCTTCACCCAACCGCCACTTCTTCACCTCAGCAGCAATCTCATGGGCGTACGGGCAGGAGGCGCCGTGCTCACTTGGCGCATGTCTGAAGGGGGCGTTATTGTGGTGGGGAGCGGCGAAAGTTCCAAGGCCAATAGAATCTAAAGAAACTAGAAATTTGAGGATAAACCAAGCCAAAGCAGCTGTTTTTTGCCATTTACATCCAACTGATGTTTAGACATTTTACAACACCAATAAATCGTTTACTCACACTTAGTTCTGGCAGTCTGGTAACACTGAAGGCAGCTCAAAATATTTTATCGTGGTTTTGTAATTTCCACataaatatcaattaaaaGCGAGCTTTTTCCGGGTTTCCATTGCAAAAATGTCTCGCAGCGCTCGACCCCTCACCTCCGCCCGTGTCCTGCACAAAATCAAGGAATTAACAACCCCGCAAGCCAGCACTGAATACGTGATCAACCGGAATCCACGGAACTTGGAAAGATTACGCATTGCCTACAAGCCGGGCGGCTATCATCTGGAGAAACCCGGTCGATCCTACTGGCACACTTTGGAGATCAACGCCAGTGGCCGCTACGTCAGCGCCGATGTCAAGCACTTCGAGAATGGAACCATACTGAGTGCCAGCACCTCGGAATGGGCCATTAAACAGCAGTTGTACAAGACCAACGACACATCTGCGTTTGTAAATCTCGGCAGAGTGCTCGCTCACCGCTGCCTGCAGTCTGGGATCACGGAAATGACCTGCAACGTGGAGGCGGTACCGGGTAGCAAGCTGCAGAAGCTGCTCAAAACCATTCAGGATAATGGGGTGTCCTTCACGGAACCCTCTCGTCTGCCCAACGAGCAGCCGTGGGATGAGAAGAGGCATGAAAAGCCCTGGGAGGTGTCGGAAGAAGCACTAGAAGTACTGGACGCACCCAAATCAAAATAGCCCAAAAAAACCACACTTagttttcgtttcgtttaAAATAAACGTTGATTATTATTGCTAATTACAACGAATCATGTTGATTTATTCGTATTTGCCCT
This genomic interval from Drosophila mauritiana strain mau12 chromosome 2R, ASM438214v1, whole genome shotgun sequence contains the following:
- the LOC117137764 gene encoding tafazzin homolog isoform X2, with the protein product MLMVVCSNLRRPGHVGAASAARNINWLISGGYTPPIRAVARYVQAPEARPVPDERYPGSQQDRKDIATQTVRSSKPKDLRPPMPPSPSQTLNSSTLPPPMSDRDADPNLDVATGVAMPYNIDWIFPRLRNPSKFWYVVSQFVVSAVGIFSKVVLMLLNKPRVYNKERLIQLITKRPKGVPLVTVSNHYSCFDDPGLWGCLPLGIVCNTYKIRWSMAAHDICFTNKLHSLFFMFGKCIPVVRGIGVYQDAINLCIEKAALGHWIHVFPEGKVNMEKEELRLKWGVGRIIYESPKIPIILPMWHEGMDELLPNVEPYVIQRGKQVTLNVGQPLDLNDFILDLKKRQVPEPTARKLITDKIQEAFRDLRAETEKLHRERN
- the LOC117137764 gene encoding tafazzin homolog isoform X1, with product MLMVVCSNLRRPGHVGAASAARNINWLISGGYTPPIRAVARQYVQAPEARPVPDERYPGSQQDRKDIATQTVRSSKPKDLRPPMPPSPSQTLNSSTLPPPMSDRDADPNLDVATGVAMPYNIDWIFPRLRNPSKFWYVVSQFVVSAVGIFSKVVLMLLNKPRVYNKERLIQLITKRPKGVPLVTVSNHYSCFDDPGLWGCLPLGIVCNTYKIRWSMAAHDICFTNKLHSLFFMFGKCIPVVRGIGVYQDAINLCIEKAALGHWIHVFPEGKVNMEKEELRLKWGVGRIIYESPKIPIILPMWHEGMDELLPNVEPYVIQRGKQVTLNVGQPLDLNDFILDLKKRQVPEPTARKLITDKIQEAFRDLRAETEKLHRERN
- the LOC117137764 gene encoding tafazzin homolog isoform X3, whose translation is MPPSPSQTLNSSTLPPPMSDRDADPNLDVATGVAMPYNIDWIFPRLRNPSKFWYVVSQFVVSAVGIFSKVVLMLLNKPRVYNKERLIQLITKRPKGVPLVTVSNHYSCFDDPGLWGCLPLGIVCNTYKIRWSMAAHDICFTNKLHSLFFMFGKCIPVVRGIGVYQDAINLCIEKAALGHWIHVFPEGKVNMEKEELRLKWGVGRIIYESPKIPIILPMWHEGMDELLPNVEPYVIQRGKQVTLNVGQPLDLNDFILDLKKRQVPEPTARKLITDKIQEAFRDLRAETEKLHRERN
- the LOC117137769 gene encoding 39S ribosomal protein L18, mitochondrial, with product MSRSARPLTSARVLHKIKELTTPQASTEYVINRNPRNLERLRIAYKPGGYHLEKPGRSYWHTLEINASGRYVSADVKHFENGTILSASTSEWAIKQQLYKTNDTSAFVNLGRVLAHRCLQSGITEMTCNVEAVPGSKLQKLLKTIQDNGVSFTEPSRLPNEQPWDEKRHEKPWEVSEEALEVLDAPKSK